In Legionella cardiaca, a genomic segment contains:
- the fliF gene encoding flagellar basal-body MS-ring/collar protein FliF, with protein sequence MALVDNASTAATKFASLSIPRQLGLMLGLAASVAIGVAVVLWSREPSYMPLYNEISTRDAADIVDSLQRNRIAFKVDQNQGTILVPTDEAQNARLKLAAEGLPRSNTGSSDLFADKNAFTNSQFMENARYKQALETELARTISQFHDVKSARVHLAIPRESAFVRDNREPSASVFIDVYPGAEIKKQTIASIINLVASSIPSLSSSRVTVVDQNGQLLSEGGGQTLFTNTERYMDYRQTLEQQYVQKIQDILTPLLGYGRVKAKVSADIDFTAFEQTQEMYDPESQSLRSEQKTEEKRNIGSTPSGVPGSLSNAPPANAGLQAQQQPQQQNANKNNNQITNNTDAVEGSDFRSQSTKNFELDKTISHTKNQPGTIKRLTVAVLVDNRTVFNPKTKKDETKPLTPAEIDQIKILVADAIGINPKRGDSLNVVNSNFVKPEPIAPVPDLHFWQKDSFWSIIKQMAAGLFLLALVFGLFRPLFKTLVGTRKEELEEPEQAELTYQAQQNLLPHANDYESQLALLRQVVDKEPKRVAQVVKTWVERG encoded by the coding sequence ATGGCATTGGTTGACAATGCTTCTACTGCTGCTACAAAATTTGCAAGTTTATCAATCCCAAGACAGTTAGGATTAATGCTAGGGCTTGCGGCTAGTGTTGCTATAGGTGTAGCAGTGGTTTTATGGTCGCGGGAGCCAAGTTATATGCCTTTATATAACGAAATTAGTACCCGCGATGCTGCTGACATTGTGGATTCATTACAACGTAACAGAATTGCATTTAAAGTCGATCAGAATCAGGGAACAATTTTAGTACCGACTGATGAGGCACAAAATGCTCGTCTTAAATTAGCTGCAGAAGGCTTACCTCGAAGTAATACTGGAAGTTCTGACTTGTTTGCAGATAAAAACGCATTTACTAACAGTCAATTTATGGAAAATGCGCGTTATAAACAAGCCTTGGAAACTGAACTGGCTCGTACAATCAGCCAATTTCATGATGTGAAATCCGCTCGAGTACATTTAGCTATTCCTAGAGAATCAGCCTTTGTAAGGGATAATAGAGAACCTAGTGCTTCTGTTTTTATAGATGTCTATCCAGGGGCAGAAATAAAAAAACAAACGATTGCTTCAATTATTAATTTAGTTGCTTCAAGTATTCCAAGTTTATCTTCCAGCCGTGTAACCGTTGTTGATCAAAATGGACAACTACTTAGTGAAGGTGGTGGCCAAACATTATTTACTAATACTGAACGTTACATGGATTATCGTCAAACACTTGAACAACAATATGTACAAAAAATTCAGGATATCCTGACGCCTCTTTTAGGTTATGGGCGTGTTAAAGCAAAAGTCTCGGCAGATATTGATTTTACTGCTTTTGAGCAAACTCAGGAAATGTATGATCCAGAGTCACAATCATTGCGAAGCGAGCAAAAAACAGAAGAAAAGCGAAATATTGGTTCAACTCCTAGTGGAGTACCTGGCTCTTTGTCTAATGCGCCTCCTGCCAATGCTGGATTGCAAGCACAACAGCAACCACAACAGCAGAATGCCAATAAAAATAATAATCAGATTACCAATAACACGGATGCGGTCGAAGGAAGTGATTTTCGCTCGCAATCCACTAAAAATTTTGAACTTGATAAAACGATTAGTCATACCAAAAATCAACCAGGTACCATCAAGCGACTGACGGTAGCTGTTTTGGTTGATAATCGTACGGTTTTTAATCCAAAAACAAAAAAAGATGAAACAAAACCATTAACACCTGCTGAAATTGATCAAATCAAAATTTTGGTTGCTGATGCGATTGGAATTAATCCTAAGCGTGGTGATAGCTTGAATGTTGTAAATAGTAATTTTGTTAAACCCGAACCAATTGCCCCAGTTCCAGATCTGCATTTTTGGCAAAAGGACTCATTTTGGTCAATAATAAAACAAATGGCTGCTGGTCTTTTCCTATTAGCTCTGGTTTTTGGACTGTTCAGACCTTTGTTTAAAACCTTGGTTGGCACGCGCAAGGAAGAGTTAGAAGAGCCTGAACAAGCTGAGTTAACTTATCAAGCACAACAGAATTTATTACCACATGCCAATGATTATGAATCGCAATTGGCATTGCTACGCCAAGTTGTAGATAAAGAACCCAAGAGGGTGGCTCAAGTAGTAAAAACCTGGGTTGAGCGGGGGTAG
- the fliG gene encoding flagellar motor switch protein FliG, protein MDGIERAAILLLGMGEKNAAEVLKHLEPRQVQKVGMAISTMSSVSKAKMQGVLGEFLNAIEDQTSLTVDAENYLRTVLINALGEENAIPFIDRILVSDKDSGLNRLKWLDARLIADVIRNEHPQIIATILIHLDSEQSAEVVSYFSSEKRAEVLLRMCTIDTVKPEAISELGHVIERQLSGQKVGKTASAGGIKSVADVINFLEGSVETDVLDRIQEWDEDLCEKIKDKMFVFENLVDMDNRSVQTLLRDVSTEQLMLALKGTTEPVKEKIFGNMSKRAADLLRDDLEMQGPVKVSEVEKAQRDILAIARSLAEEGKIALGTKGGDEMI, encoded by the coding sequence ATGGATGGAATAGAACGGGCTGCAATTTTGCTATTAGGAATGGGTGAAAAAAATGCTGCCGAAGTACTAAAACACCTCGAGCCAAGACAGGTGCAAAAAGTAGGCATGGCTATTTCTACAATGAGTAGTGTTAGCAAAGCAAAAATGCAAGGTGTTTTGGGTGAGTTTTTGAACGCCATTGAAGATCAAACTAGCCTTACAGTAGACGCAGAAAATTATTTACGTACCGTACTTATCAATGCATTAGGTGAGGAGAATGCTATTCCTTTCATTGACAGAATTTTGGTTTCTGATAAGGATAGCGGATTGAATCGGCTGAAGTGGTTAGATGCTCGTTTAATAGCCGATGTCATTCGTAATGAACACCCACAAATCATTGCAACCATATTAATTCATTTAGATAGTGAACAATCCGCTGAGGTAGTCAGTTATTTTTCATCGGAAAAGCGAGCAGAAGTATTATTACGGATGTGTACAATTGATACGGTGAAGCCTGAAGCTATTTCTGAGCTTGGTCATGTGATTGAAAGACAATTAAGCGGGCAAAAAGTTGGTAAAACAGCCTCGGCCGGTGGTATTAAGAGCGTTGCCGATGTCATTAACTTTCTTGAAGGATCTGTTGAAACCGATGTCTTGGACAGAATTCAAGAATGGGATGAAGATCTGTGTGAAAAAATCAAAGATAAGATGTTTGTTTTTGAAAACTTAGTCGACATGGACAATCGTAGTGTGCAAACTTTATTACGTGATGTCTCTACAGAGCAGTTAATGCTGGCATTGAAAGGAACAACAGAACCCGTTAAAGAAAAAATTTTTGGAAATATGTCAAAACGAGCTGCAGATTTATTAAGAGATGACTTGGAAATGCAGGGACCTGTAAAAGTTAGTGAAGTAGAAAAAGCACAACGGGATATTTTGGCTATCGCAAGGAGCTTGGCAGAAGAAGGAAAAATCGCCCTGGGTACCAAGGGTGGCGATGAAATGATCTAA
- a CDS encoding sigma-54-dependent transcriptional regulator, whose translation MSDVLIVEDDPVLREALAETMNLAGHSYLAAKDGKEALAMLERHSPAIVLSDIRMDKIDGQQLLAEIQRRNPGVPVILMTAHGSVEDAVTAMRNGAVDYLQKPFSAHALTEKINRYIKPLSTDDDSQPVAQDPKSQALLSMALRVAQSDVGVMISGESGTGKEVLAHFIHDHSPRKQHPFIAINCAAIPEQMLEATLFGYEKGAFTGAYKSTPGKFEQAQGGTLLLDEVSEMCLSLQAKLLRVLQEKEVERIGANKLIQLDVRVLATSNRKLLDEVKAGRFREDLYYRLNVFPLHWLPLRERICDIIPLANYLIRRHCQNNQPVIPVLSEEAKQALLEYSWPGNARELDNVVQRALVLQTHGTIEVPHLQLPKNTDELILDHSEIKKGESKSLQNHEFELIL comes from the coding sequence ATGAGTGATGTTTTAATAGTTGAAGATGATCCCGTGTTACGTGAGGCACTCGCGGAAACAATGAATCTTGCGGGACATTCCTATTTGGCGGCAAAAGATGGCAAAGAAGCTTTAGCCATGCTAGAACGTCATAGTCCTGCTATCGTCCTTAGTGATATCCGCATGGACAAAATAGATGGTCAACAATTGTTAGCTGAAATTCAACGTAGGAATCCGGGTGTTCCTGTTATTTTAATGACAGCGCATGGATCAGTTGAGGACGCAGTCACTGCAATGCGTAATGGTGCGGTTGATTATTTGCAAAAACCCTTTAGTGCTCATGCATTGACTGAAAAAATAAATCGTTACATCAAACCACTGTCGACTGACGATGATAGCCAACCTGTCGCTCAAGATCCTAAAAGTCAAGCATTGTTATCGATGGCATTACGCGTAGCCCAATCTGATGTAGGGGTTATGATTAGTGGGGAAAGCGGTACCGGTAAAGAAGTACTGGCTCATTTTATTCATGATCATTCTCCTCGTAAGCAACATCCTTTTATTGCTATAAATTGTGCTGCCATTCCTGAGCAAATGTTGGAGGCAACTTTATTTGGTTATGAAAAAGGGGCCTTTACGGGCGCTTATAAGTCAACTCCAGGTAAATTTGAGCAAGCACAAGGAGGCACATTACTGCTTGATGAAGTGAGTGAAATGTGTTTAAGCCTGCAAGCGAAACTATTACGTGTGTTGCAGGAGAAAGAAGTTGAGCGAATAGGGGCGAACAAACTTATTCAGTTAGATGTGAGAGTATTAGCAACAAGTAATAGAAAATTACTTGATGAGGTAAAGGCAGGACGTTTCCGTGAAGATTTATATTATCGCTTAAATGTTTTCCCCCTTCATTGGTTACCTTTAAGAGAACGAATTTGTGACATTATTCCCTTAGCAAATTATTTGATTCGTCGTCATTGTCAAAATAATCAACCGGTTATTCCTGTTTTAAGTGAGGAAGCAAAGCAAGCACTTTTAGAATATAGTTGGCCAGGCAACGCCCGTGAATTAGATAATGTGGTTCAACGAGCTTTAGTTTTGCAAACTCATGGCACAATTGAAGTTCCTCATTTACAACTTCCCAAAAATACGGATGAATTGATTCTTGACCATTCAGAAATAAAGAAAGGAGAAAGTAAAAGCTTGCAAAATCATGAATTTGAATTAATTTTGTAA
- the fliE gene encoding flagellar hook-basal body complex protein FliE, with protein sequence MSEINTVSLLNQLRAMAAKAEGGSVEFSPADAPAFGDVLQNALGTVNNLQQTSDTLKARFEMGDTNVGIGEVMVAAQKSNLAFEATLRVRNKMVQAYQDIMNMPI encoded by the coding sequence ATGAGCGAGATAAATACAGTATCTTTATTAAACCAGCTGCGAGCCATGGCAGCAAAAGCTGAGGGCGGTAGTGTGGAATTTAGTCCGGCTGATGCACCTGCATTTGGTGATGTATTGCAGAATGCGTTAGGAACCGTAAATAATTTGCAACAAACTTCAGATACTTTGAAAGCTCGTTTTGAAATGGGTGATACGAACGTTGGTATTGGCGAAGTAATGGTTGCTGCTCAAAAGTCGAATTTAGCATTTGAAGCTACATTACGTGTCAGAAATAAAATGGTACAAGCATACCAAGACATTATGAATATGCCTATTTAA
- a CDS encoding FliH/SctL family protein gives MDNDFQPLYEEKDKDAFDVWEFKAPDPEPIIEIDPQEEFAQACERLREEAKKQGYQEGMQLAAEELQLQRQELANCLALLKKPITLLDNDLSYELIQTITWVCEVCIGIELSIHPDKLLLLLDEIKKELPSLREDKQLLMNPEDVQWLLENLDKQQATELSNFLVADENLVRGDFYLKSEFSELDGQLKTRLQQIFKKQLSELQVSQSSQPKDSL, from the coding sequence GTGGATAATGATTTTCAGCCACTCTATGAAGAAAAGGATAAGGACGCTTTTGATGTCTGGGAATTCAAAGCTCCTGATCCAGAGCCTATTATTGAAATTGATCCACAAGAAGAGTTTGCACAAGCGTGTGAAAGATTACGCGAGGAAGCAAAAAAACAGGGCTATCAAGAAGGAATGCAATTAGCCGCAGAAGAATTACAATTACAACGACAAGAATTAGCAAATTGTTTGGCTTTATTGAAAAAGCCAATTACCTTACTTGATAATGATCTGAGTTATGAATTAATACAAACGATTACCTGGGTATGTGAGGTTTGTATTGGTATCGAACTTTCAATTCACCCCGATAAGCTACTCCTTTTGCTGGATGAAATAAAAAAAGAATTGCCGTCACTTCGAGAGGATAAACAACTTTTAATGAATCCAGAGGATGTTCAATGGTTGCTTGAAAATCTGGACAAACAGCAAGCTACTGAACTAAGCAATTTTCTTGTGGCTGATGAAAATTTAGTGAGGGGGGACTTTTATTTAAAAAGTGAGTTTAGTGAATTAGATGGCCAGTTGAAAACACGGTTGCAGCAAATATTTAAGAAACAACTTTCCGAGTTACAAGTCTCTCAGAGTTCTCAACCGAAAGATTCGCTATGA
- the fliJ gene encoding flagellar export protein FliJ, which translates to MNSRKERLLRLLTVKERATKLASENLMRAREQFVSGKSRHNQLLGYRQDYIQQLHDLGDAGCTVGRLRNRLDFITQLDTALGQMNQHLAQLAKQRSHYETIYLQAKTEQDAIKRLLERLEDQQKAKQERAEQKESDEYAQKQWYSKNSVININKTR; encoded by the coding sequence ATGAATTCACGAAAAGAACGGTTATTACGATTGCTCACAGTTAAAGAGCGGGCTACTAAATTAGCAAGTGAGAATTTAATGCGAGCGCGAGAACAATTTGTATCAGGCAAGTCACGTCATAATCAATTACTAGGTTATCGCCAGGACTATATTCAACAATTGCATGATTTAGGTGATGCAGGTTGTACTGTCGGCAGGCTTCGTAATCGTCTTGATTTTATTACACAACTAGATACGGCACTGGGTCAGATGAACCAGCATTTAGCTCAACTTGCGAAACAACGCTCACATTATGAAACTATTTACTTACAGGCAAAAACAGAGCAAGATGCTATAAAACGTTTATTAGAACGATTAGAAGACCAGCAAAAAGCGAAACAAGAACGAGCAGAGCAGAAAGAAAGTGATGAGTACGCGCAAAAGCAGTGGTATAGTAAAAATTCTGTTATCAACATTAATAAAACGCGGTGA
- the fliI gene encoding flagellar protein export ATPase FliI, with the protein MKPYKSQLIPTLSKLRSTPTTGLLHCGRVSRAVGLTLEARGFHQPVGARCWVKINNKKQVEAEVVGFDNDNAYLMSIGHTQGIGRGMLIIPSGKVAQVGVGNSLLGRVLNGAGIPIDDKETIETFETYPLISQPFNPLKRAAINTPMDVGVRAINGLLTVGKGQRIGLFAGSGVGKSVLLSMMTRFTAADLVVVGLIGERGREVKEFIEGNLGEEGLSRAVVVAAPADESPLMRLHGAMVATSIAEYFRDQGKNVLLLMDSLTRFAQAQREIALSIGEPPATKGYPPSVFAKLPQLVERAGNGKPGSGSITAFYTVLTEGDDQQDPIADAARAILDGHIVLDRELAEAGQFPAINLEASISRVMPTIVPELQIKQMLLVKKYLSIYEKNKDLILLGAYVKGNDKKLDKAIKYRDKINEYIVQNMDEKVDFNTSLQVLDELAGLLEETNS; encoded by the coding sequence ATGAAACCCTACAAATCGCAGCTAATCCCAACCCTAAGTAAATTACGATCCACCCCGACCACAGGTTTACTTCACTGTGGTCGAGTAAGTCGTGCCGTTGGTTTAACCCTGGAAGCTCGTGGTTTTCATCAACCTGTTGGTGCGAGATGTTGGGTAAAAATTAATAATAAAAAACAAGTTGAGGCTGAAGTTGTAGGTTTTGACAATGATAATGCCTACCTCATGTCTATTGGCCATACTCAAGGAATCGGCCGAGGAATGCTGATTATACCCAGCGGGAAAGTTGCTCAAGTAGGAGTGGGGAATAGTTTGTTAGGGCGAGTACTCAATGGTGCAGGAATTCCTATTGATGATAAAGAAACAATAGAAACGTTTGAAACTTATCCTTTAATAAGTCAACCCTTTAATCCATTAAAGCGTGCAGCAATCAATACGCCTATGGATGTGGGGGTACGTGCAATTAATGGTTTACTCACTGTTGGAAAGGGACAACGCATTGGCTTATTTGCCGGAAGTGGTGTAGGTAAATCAGTTCTTCTTAGTATGATGACTCGCTTTACAGCCGCTGATTTAGTAGTCGTTGGCTTAATTGGTGAACGTGGGCGAGAAGTTAAAGAGTTTATTGAGGGTAATTTAGGTGAAGAAGGTCTTAGCCGAGCAGTTGTTGTTGCAGCTCCTGCGGATGAAAGCCCTTTAATGCGCCTGCATGGTGCGATGGTTGCCACAAGTATTGCTGAGTATTTTCGTGACCAAGGTAAAAATGTTTTGTTACTAATGGATTCATTAACTCGCTTTGCTCAAGCGCAGCGCGAAATAGCCTTATCAATAGGCGAACCACCAGCTACTAAAGGTTATCCTCCCTCTGTGTTTGCTAAATTGCCGCAACTTGTGGAAAGAGCAGGGAATGGTAAACCCGGTAGTGGTTCTATTACGGCATTTTATACAGTATTAACGGAAGGGGACGATCAGCAAGACCCAATTGCTGACGCAGCTCGCGCTATTTTGGATGGTCATATCGTTTTGGACCGTGAGCTTGCCGAAGCAGGTCAATTTCCGGCCATTAACCTGGAAGCTTCTATTAGTCGGGTAATGCCTACAATTGTCCCTGAGTTGCAAATAAAGCAAATGTTACTTGTTAAAAAGTATCTTTCCATTTATGAAAAAAATAAGGATCTCATTCTGTTAGGTGCTTATGTAAAGGGAAATGATAAAAAATTGGACAAAGCTATTAAATATCGTGATAAAATAAATGAATATATCGTGCAAAATATGGATGAAAAGGTAGATTTTAATACTAGTTTGCAGGTCCTTGATGAGTTGGCTGGTTTATTGGAAGAAACAAATTCATGA
- a CDS encoding helix-turn-helix domain-containing protein, which yields MKEHNGNRQQVAAILGVSERTLRYKLAKMREEGYAV from the coding sequence TTGAAGGAACACAATGGAAATCGTCAGCAAGTTGCGGCAATTTTAGGTGTGAGTGAACGTACGTTACGTTATAAATTGGCAAAAATGCGTGAAGAAGGATATGCTGTATAG
- a CDS encoding sensor histidine kinase: protein MIKDPLNREEYVDLPEQDILACLPCGLLILNTKGTIIWLNAAAEGLLGFNLRGATWRDVIQQVFSPREDDGHEVSLVDGRRVRVAISSLDSLPGQLVTLTDLTATRVYEQAKANQNRLITIGRMTAQLAHQIRTPLSSAILYTEHLAAQPDMDGRCLQWITRLQECHASIEQQIQDLLLFARGETIELTPTRIKEWSEQLMERAQPLVEAQSATLVMNNQLQDKEVSLHAESLTGAMLNLIINALQAKANSIVITIQKINLDMQIQVTDNGVGMSEEVKSQAFAPFFTTKAQGTGLGLAVVYAVVKAHGGEVILDSLSGQGSCITINLPG, encoded by the coding sequence GTGATTAAAGATCCTTTAAACAGAGAAGAATATGTTGATTTACCAGAGCAAGATATTCTGGCGTGTTTACCTTGTGGTCTTTTAATATTGAATACTAAAGGTACTATCATTTGGTTAAATGCTGCTGCAGAAGGCTTATTAGGCTTCAATCTACGTGGGGCTACTTGGCGGGATGTCATTCAACAGGTCTTTTCCCCACGAGAAGATGATGGTCATGAGGTTTCTTTAGTCGATGGTCGCAGAGTAAGGGTTGCCATCTCCTCTTTAGATAGTTTACCTGGCCAACTAGTGACGCTGACTGATTTAACTGCAACGCGAGTTTATGAGCAGGCGAAAGCAAATCAAAATCGTTTAATAACTATTGGTAGAATGACAGCACAGCTTGCGCATCAGATAAGAACCCCCTTATCTTCTGCCATACTCTACACAGAACATCTTGCTGCACAACCCGACATGGATGGGCGCTGTTTGCAATGGATAACTCGATTACAAGAATGTCATGCGAGCATTGAGCAACAAATTCAAGATTTATTATTATTCGCCCGCGGTGAAACCATTGAACTTACTCCAACCCGAATAAAAGAATGGTCTGAGCAACTAATGGAAAGAGCGCAACCCTTAGTCGAGGCGCAATCCGCAACACTTGTGATGAATAATCAGCTGCAAGATAAAGAGGTATCGTTACATGCAGAATCTTTAACAGGGGCAATGCTGAATTTAATCATCAACGCATTACAAGCAAAAGCAAATTCGATTGTGATAACTATTCAGAAAATCAACCTGGATATGCAGATACAAGTAACTGACAATGGGGTAGGAATGTCAGAGGAAGTGAAGTCACAAGCTTTTGCTCCTTTTTTCACGACAAAAGCTCAAGGAACAGGTTTGGGGCTGGCTGTGGTTTATGCAGTAGTAAAAGCCCATGGCGGAGAGGTTATATTAGATTCTTTGTCAGGACAAGGGAGTTGTATAACAATTAATCTACCAGGATAG